The following are encoded together in the Phragmites australis chromosome 19, lpPhrAust1.1, whole genome shotgun sequence genome:
- the LOC133900032 gene encoding laccase-15-like codes for MKSRSVPAAVATAIIFFLSTGALPAASAIVEHTFVVSQVKMKHLCKETLVTVVNGQLPGPAIEVTEGDSVAVHVINKSPYNITIHWHGVKQWLNCWADGVPMITQHPILPNHNFTYRLSITGQEGTLWWHAHVAFLRATLHGAFIIRPRHGASSYPFPKPHREIPIIIGEWWELDLAQVGWNMAHGFLFYFASASTINGKLGDLFNCSGNAGFISEGVAEPGETYLLRVINAALFSEYYLKIAGHKFTVVAADANYVTPYTTDVIAIAPGETVDALVVADAPPGRYYMVAKPNQAPLPDTQTPEYTTRGMVQYSNSNSHSPRNGTAMQRSSRGAEEEGDGDPSGDVPVAPEMPDTHDTITSFYFHGNLTSLRHRRSSLVPVQVDERLFLVLGLGSLCRKGQSCKRGNTNETILSATMNNVSFQPPAMTTPLLEAHYCHTDGMGAVQELPDRPPKVFNFTDPALIPYGPKEERLEPTSKATMVRRFRHGAAVEVVLQSTGILQGDSNPMHLHGHDMFVLAQGLGNYDASKDVARYNLVNPLVKNTVLVPNLGWAAVRFVANNPGVWFMHCHYEFHLSMGMAAVFIVEDGPTVDKSLPPPSANFSTCGHSDNLMPDELYLQTKKSGVSRINGV; via the exons atGAAGAGCCGGAGCGTCCCCGCGGCGGTTGCCACcgccatcatcttcttcctctccaccggGGCCCTACCGGCGGCATCGGCCATTGTCGAGCACACCTTCGTT GTGAGCCAGGTGAAAATGAAGCACCTGTGCAAGGAGACGCTTGTGACCGTGGTGAACGGGCAGCTCCCGGGGCCGGCGATAGAGGTCACAGAGGGAGACTCGGTGGCCGTTCATGTCATCAACAAGTCACCATACAATATAACAATCCATTG GCATGGAGTGAAGCAGTGGCTGAACTGTTGGGCTGACGGGGTGCCGATGATTACCCAACACCCCATCCTTCCGAACCACAACTTCACCTACCGGCTCAGCATCACCGGGCAAGAAGGCACCCTGTGGTGGCATGCTCatgtcgccttcctccgggcaaCCCTGCACGGCGCTTTCATCATCCGGCCGAGACACGGAGCCAGCTCGTACCCTTTTCCTAAGCCTCATAGGGAGATCCCCATCATTATAG GGGAGTGGTGGGAGCTGGACCTTGCACAGGTGGGCTGGAACATGGCGCACGGTTTTTTGTTTTATTTCGCCAGTGCATCCACAATCAATGGCAAGCTTGGAGATCTCTTCAATTGCTCCGGTAA TGCTGGCTTCATCTCTGAAGGGGTCGCGGAGCCCGGCGAGACCTACCTGCTCCGAGTAATCAACGCTGCGCTCTTCTCCGAGTACTACCTCAAGATCGCCGGACACAAGTTCACGGTGGTCGCCGCCGACGCCAACTATGTCACCCCCTACACCACGGATGTCATCGCCATCGCGCCCGGCGAGACGGTGGACGCCTTGGTGGTCGCCGACGCGCCCCCCGGAAGGTACTACATGGTCGCTAAACCCAACCAGGCACCATTGCCTGACACTCAGACCCCAGAGTACACCACGAGAGGAATGGTGCAGtacagcaacagcaacagccaCAGCCCCAGAAATGGCACAGCAATGCAGAGATCAAGCCGCGGTgccgaagaagaaggagatggaGATCCATCTGGTGATGTGCCAGTAGCACCTGAGATGCCTGACACGCACGACACAATTACATCGTTCTACTTCCACGGCAACCTGACCAGTCTACGCCACCGACGGAGCTCGCTAGTGCCGGTGCAAGTCGACGAGCGCCTGTTCTTAGTGCTCGGACTGGGCTCTCTCTGCCGCAAAGGCCAGTCCTGCAAGAGAGGCAACACTAACGAGACCATCCTCTCGGCGACCATGAACAACGTCTCCTTCCAGCCCCCCGCGATGACGACACCACTGCTAGAAGCACACTACTGCCACACCGATGGCATGGGCGCGGTGCAAGAACTACCTGACAGACCACCGAAGGTGTTCAACTTCACCGACCCCGCCTTGATTCCGTATGGACCCAAGGAGGAACGGCTAGAGCCGACGTCCAAGGCAACGATGGTGCGGCGGTTCCGGCACGGCGCCGCGGTGGAGGTGGTGCTCCAGAGCACAGGGATTCTGCAGGGGGACTCCAACCCGATGCACCTACACGGTCACGACATGTTCGTGCTCGCGCAGGGTCTCGGCAACTACGATGCATCGAAGGACGTGGCAAGGTACAATCTAGTGAATCCGCTGGTGAAGAACACTGTGCTCGTCCCAAATCTTGGGTGGGCTGCCGTCCGATTTGTCGCCAACAATCCAG GTGTATGGTTCATGCATTGCCACTATGAGTTCCATTTGTCGATGGGTATGGCTGCAGTGTTCATTGTGGAGGATGGGCCAACAGTGGACAAGTCCCTGCCGCCACCGTCTGCGAATTTTTCGACATGTGGCCATAGCGATAATCTCATGCCAGATGAATTATACCTTCAAACTAAGAAAAGTGGGGTGTCCCGgataaatggagtctaa